The Sporosarcina luteola genome contains a region encoding:
- a CDS encoding dicarboxylate/amino acid:cation symporter codes for MKFNLVTQIFIAFVLAIILGSLFGSSINFLKPFGDLFLRLIKFIIAPLILSTLVVGVAGTSDPKQLGRMGVKTVAYYLATTAIAIIIGLAVAFMISPGKGLSISSDGLVAPESATQEPQSTITTVLNIIPENPFTALATGSILQIIFFALFVGLAITLVGEKARPVYTFFEGFAEIMYKITGIVMKFAPIGILGLLAPVIGQYGLSVLLPLVKVIIAVYIACILHAVIVYSMAVKSFAGMSPKRFFKGISPAALVAFSTCSSSGTLPVTIKNTNENLGVPNRISSFVLPLGATVNMDGTAIYQGVAVIFIAQFYNLELSFLQLLTVVLITILASIGTAGVPGAGMIMLAMVLTSVNMPLEGIALIAGIDRVLDMMRTSVNVVGDASAAVVVAGTEKVLDSE; via the coding sequence ATCAAATTCAATCTCGTCACACAAATTTTTATCGCATTCGTGTTAGCCATTATTTTAGGCAGTTTGTTCGGAAGTTCCATCAATTTTCTGAAGCCGTTCGGGGATTTATTTTTACGGTTAATTAAATTCATCATTGCTCCGCTCATTCTATCGACATTGGTCGTCGGTGTCGCAGGAACGTCCGACCCGAAGCAGCTCGGGAGGATGGGGGTCAAGACAGTCGCCTATTATTTAGCGACTACCGCAATCGCCATTATCATTGGGCTTGCCGTTGCATTCATGATTTCGCCAGGAAAAGGCTTATCAATTTCATCCGATGGCTTGGTCGCTCCGGAATCAGCGACGCAGGAACCGCAAAGTACAATTACCACCGTATTGAACATCATACCGGAAAATCCGTTCACTGCTTTGGCGACGGGAAGCATTTTACAAATCATTTTCTTTGCATTATTCGTCGGGCTAGCCATAACATTGGTCGGGGAAAAGGCTCGTCCCGTCTATACGTTCTTTGAAGGTTTTGCCGAAATCATGTACAAAATTACCGGGATTGTCATGAAATTCGCTCCTATCGGCATTTTAGGCCTACTTGCTCCGGTTATCGGACAATACGGGCTTTCTGTCCTTTTGCCGCTAGTCAAAGTGATTATAGCAGTTTACATTGCCTGTATCCTTCACGCGGTCATCGTTTATTCGATGGCGGTCAAGTCATTCGCTGGAATGAGTCCGAAGAGATTTTTCAAAGGGATTTCCCCGGCAGCTTTAGTTGCTTTCAGTACTTGCAGCAGCTCGGGTACGCTTCCTGTAACAATTAAAAATACGAATGAAAATCTTGGTGTTCCGAATAGGATATCGAGCTTCGTCCTTCCGCTGGGCGCTACTGTCAACATGGACGGAACGGCTATTTATCAGGGGGTTGCCGTCATTTTCATCGCACAATTTTATAACCTGGAATTATCATTCCTTCAATTGCTGACGGTTGTCCTTATAACTATTCTAGCATCAATCGGGACAGCCGGAGTACCAGGAGCTGGCATGATTATGCTCGCGATGGTGTTGACATCCGTAAATATGCCACTTGAAGGAATTGCATTGATTGCCGGTATCGACAGGGTGCTCGATATGATGAGAACGTCGGTGAATGTAGTCGGCGATGCTTCCGCAGCGGTCGTCGTTGCCGGCACGGAGAAGGTATTGGATAGTGAGTGA
- the nagZ gene encoding beta-N-acetylhexosaminidase, whose translation MNWKIPAFRNIGLLVICILFLLAGCSPAVEEFGKKTPSFSERAQVTELPEITIAKVDLLMEDMTLEEKIGQLLIVGMEGKTYGDELDHLIRQYHVGGIILLGKNISHPAGMLKLLNESKMANSDYEIPLFISVDEEGGRVSRLPSSMKKLPAAEYFGRIADETLAYQTGVYLADLLHAFGYNMNYAPVLDVHSNPKNPVIGDRSFSSDPYAVADLGQAVMKGMTDNGIISVVKHFPGHGDTHVDSHLSLPVIEKTLDELREIELIPFQRAIEEQADAIMVAHIMFPELDDKHPSSLSKKVITDLLREEMQFEGVVITDDLTMGAIVNDYTVPEAAVQSFIAGSDLLLIAGDYENQVGTINALLAAVEAGTISEERIDKSTRRILTLKERYKLKDDPIEEIDLDLIEQKFFELMD comes from the coding sequence TTGAATTGGAAGATCCCGGCCTTTCGCAATATAGGATTGTTAGTTATTTGCATCCTATTTCTTTTGGCAGGATGCAGTCCAGCAGTAGAGGAATTTGGAAAGAAAACCCCATCATTCAGCGAAAGGGCGCAAGTGACTGAGTTGCCAGAAATTACGATTGCCAAGGTTGATTTATTGATGGAAGACATGACGTTGGAAGAAAAGATCGGACAATTGCTCATCGTAGGGATGGAAGGAAAGACGTATGGCGACGAGTTGGATCATCTTATTCGTCAATATCATGTTGGGGGAATCATTTTACTAGGCAAGAATATTTCGCATCCTGCCGGGATGCTGAAGTTATTGAATGAAAGCAAGATGGCGAATTCCGATTATGAAATACCGTTATTCATTTCGGTAGATGAAGAAGGAGGGCGCGTGTCAAGATTGCCTTCGAGTATGAAAAAATTACCTGCGGCGGAATACTTCGGACGTATCGCTGATGAAACGCTTGCCTATCAAACCGGTGTATATCTTGCTGATCTGTTGCACGCCTTTGGCTATAACATGAACTATGCACCTGTTTTGGATGTCCATAGCAACCCAAAAAACCCTGTTATTGGTGACCGATCATTCTCATCCGATCCTTATGCAGTCGCAGATTTAGGCCAGGCTGTGATGAAAGGCATGACGGATAATGGCATCATTTCGGTCGTCAAACATTTTCCGGGACACGGGGACACGCATGTGGATTCCCATTTATCGTTGCCAGTCATTGAAAAGACGCTCGATGAACTGCGTGAAATCGAGCTTATCCCTTTTCAGAGGGCGATTGAAGAACAGGCTGATGCGATCATGGTAGCCCATATCATGTTCCCTGAACTTGATGATAAACATCCTTCTTCTTTATCGAAAAAGGTCATAACAGATCTTTTACGCGAGGAAATGCAGTTTGAAGGTGTCGTTATTACAGACGACTTGACAATGGGGGCAATTGTCAATGACTATACAGTTCCGGAAGCTGCTGTACAGTCCTTCATCGCAGGCAGTGATTTGCTATTGATAGCCGGAGATTATGAAAACCAGGTTGGTACGATCAATGCATTGTTGGCCGCGGTGGAAGCAGGGACGATTTCCGAGGAACGGATTGATAAAAGCACCAGGCGGATTTTGACGTTGAAGGAACGTTATAAACTGAAAGATGATCCAATAGAAGAAATCGATCTGGATTTGATTGAACAGAAATTTTTTGAATTGATGGATTGA
- a CDS encoding PaaI family thioesterase, producing MEKIENAIQDFYADDFAWCFGCGRLNEEGYHFRTGWDGEKTVTYYEPLEKHMAIPGFVYGGLIASFVDCHGTGSCALALYRNNGHEPGDDAEVPRFVTASLNVNYLKPTPQGKLLKAVGMVEEIHPKKWKVNVEVFADDVLCATGEVVGVVMPATFTGN from the coding sequence ATGGAAAAGATTGAAAATGCAATCCAAGACTTTTATGCAGATGACTTCGCCTGGTGCTTCGGATGCGGACGGCTGAATGAGGAAGGATATCACTTCCGAACTGGCTGGGATGGTGAGAAAACGGTTACATACTATGAACCTTTGGAAAAGCATATGGCGATTCCGGGATTTGTATATGGTGGATTGATCGCTTCGTTCGTTGATTGCCACGGAACGGGATCATGCGCACTTGCTTTGTATCGGAATAACGGCCATGAACCTGGAGATGATGCGGAAGTTCCCCGATTCGTAACCGCCTCGTTGAATGTGAACTATTTGAAGCCTACTCCACAAGGAAAATTACTGAAGGCTGTCGGCATGGTCGAAGAGATCCATCCAAAGAAATGGAAAGTGAATGTGGAAGTATTTGCAGATGACGTTCTTTGTGCAACCGGGGAAGTTGTCGGAGTGGTCATGCCAGCAACATTCACAGGAAATTAA
- a CDS encoding DUF4870 domain-containing protein: MENTGLKVIVHASAFFAPFLVPILIYLIVNDSEVKRISIQALLFQLVMGALIFISAILIIFLIGIPMIIVFGLMTIIVPILGIVKSLQGETYNYPIVGRWI, from the coding sequence ATGGAAAACACAGGTTTGAAAGTAATAGTTCATGCTAGCGCTTTTTTCGCACCATTCCTTGTTCCGATCCTAATTTATTTGATTGTGAATGATTCAGAAGTGAAGAGAATATCCATTCAGGCGCTATTGTTCCAATTAGTGATGGGCGCTTTGATTTTCATATCTGCGATTTTAATCATTTTCTTAATAGGCATTCCGATGATCATCGTTTTCGGACTGATGACAATCATCGTGCCAATCTTAGGGATTGTGAAATCGTTGCAAGGTGAAACATATAATTATCCAATTGTCGGCAGATGGATCTGA
- a CDS encoding NUDIX hydrolase, which translates to MGYIEELREVVGNRPLLLTGAGVGVFNEKGEILLQRNLDGRWGIPGGFLELGESAEEAARREVLEETGIQIGKMDLVTVVSGAQTHTVLNNGHEYYSVTIVYATDDIRGGELLADGVETSEVGFFNLQQLPVNLNPMIRTMILQYAAAHK; encoded by the coding sequence GTGGGATATATAGAGGAATTGAGAGAAGTTGTCGGAAACCGGCCTTTACTGCTGACTGGCGCAGGAGTAGGGGTGTTCAATGAAAAAGGTGAGATCCTTCTGCAAAGAAATTTGGATGGACGTTGGGGAATTCCAGGGGGATTCCTGGAACTTGGGGAATCTGCTGAAGAAGCGGCTCGGAGGGAAGTTCTCGAGGAGACGGGCATCCAGATCGGAAAGATGGATCTTGTAACCGTAGTATCCGGCGCACAAACTCATACCGTTTTAAACAATGGCCACGAATATTATTCGGTGACAATCGTTTATGCAACGGACGATATTCGTGGCGGTGAACTGCTAGCTGACGGCGTTGAGACATCAGAAGTAGGCTTCTTTAATTTGCAGCAACTACCTGTTAACTTGAACCCGATGATACGGACGATGATACTGCAATATGCAGCTGCGCATAAATAA
- a CDS encoding DnaJ family domain-containing protein gives MSDNSMPPYNDLIGDMLKKRESEDGMENLKGFGKPLPKEYFSGDTFQHFQRIAKDAGYKPHWLKLQHEISGMIDEISTLSSNGEQDILQKRVGEVNEKIAEHNRHCPPPMLKGRISLDSLDRAKEIWS, from the coding sequence ATGTCCGATAATTCGATGCCTCCATACAATGACCTGATCGGCGATATGTTGAAAAAACGTGAAAGTGAAGACGGCATGGAGAATTTGAAGGGCTTCGGAAAACCATTGCCGAAAGAGTATTTTTCGGGTGACACGTTCCAGCATTTTCAGCGAATTGCAAAAGACGCAGGCTATAAGCCGCATTGGTTGAAATTGCAACACGAAATCAGCGGCATGATTGATGAGATTTCAACACTTTCATCGAACGGAGAACAGGATATTTTGCAAAAGCGTGTGGGTGAAGTGAATGAGAAAATTGCTGAACATAATAGACATTGTCCCCCTCCGATGTTGAAGGGCCGCATCTCACTCGATTCCCTCGATAGAGCAAAAGAAATTTGGAGTTGA
- a CDS encoding class I SAM-dependent methyltransferase, with translation MNQQQMSGRNKVGWNQNAYEAWLTRHGSPNDYANELMADPSRKVSYFLDEIGEVKGKRVLNLLGSKGNKAVCFALLGADVTVVDLSSENKRYAMELAKAAGVSITYIVKDVLELTEEEVTPFDIVILEIGVLHYFVDLHPLFQKVSTLMKERAIFIVRDYHPIVSKTLRIIDGEVILDGNYFSDKYLEVEVAYSTLLPKQSRQKMEKNIIRQWMLSEVVNALINSDLKIRKMKEDKGVHWAFPVGSPEGIGDKIPGTFTICASL, from the coding sequence ATGAATCAACAGCAAATGAGCGGGAGAAATAAAGTAGGCTGGAACCAAAACGCTTATGAAGCATGGTTGACACGACATGGCTCACCTAATGACTACGCAAACGAATTAATGGCAGATCCGTCTAGAAAGGTCAGTTATTTTTTGGACGAAATTGGAGAAGTGAAAGGAAAAAGAGTACTAAATTTACTTGGTTCAAAAGGAAATAAAGCCGTTTGTTTTGCGCTTCTTGGAGCTGATGTCACAGTAGTCGACCTATCTTCCGAAAATAAACGCTATGCAATGGAATTAGCAAAAGCGGCAGGTGTTTCGATTACTTATATTGTCAAAGATGTGCTTGAATTGACCGAAGAAGAAGTTACACCATTCGATATTGTCATTCTTGAAATAGGGGTACTTCATTACTTCGTTGATTTACATCCTTTATTTCAAAAGGTATCCACGCTTATGAAAGAGAGAGCTATATTTATTGTAAGAGATTATCATCCAATTGTTTCAAAAACGTTACGTATCATAGATGGAGAAGTGATACTGGATGGTAACTACTTTAGTGATAAGTATTTGGAAGTTGAGGTGGCCTATTCAACTTTACTTCCCAAACAAAGCCGACAAAAAATGGAGAAAAATATAATTCGGCAATGGATGCTATCCGAAGTTGTCAATGCCCTTATTAATTCCGATTTGAAGATAAGAAAAATGAAAGAGGATAAGGGAGTTCACTGGGCATTTCCTGTAGGTTCACCGGAAGGGATTGGTGATAAAATTCCGGGGACTTTTACAATTTGTGCATCTTTATAA
- a CDS encoding YkuS family protein, with protein MAKIAVENPFDDVKVALEEKGHEVNMFESDENLNGYDIGVVRGVSDVNVDQFDFPVVSIHGMSVQDVVNEVEQRLER; from the coding sequence ATGGCGAAAATTGCAGTCGAAAACCCATTTGACGATGTGAAAGTGGCATTGGAGGAAAAAGGCCATGAGGTGAATATGTTTGAAAGCGACGAAAATCTGAACGGCTACGACATCGGCGTTGTACGTGGGGTCAGTGATGTGAACGTCGATCAATTCGATTTTCCAGTCGTCAGCATTCACGGAATGTCCGTTCAAGATGTTGTAAATGAAGTCGAACAACGCTTGGAACGTTAA